The DNA segment AAAGGCCACATAGGGATGAGGTTGATTTATTTTCTATACTTATTTCAAACATCATGGGTTCTCCAGGGACAAAGCCTGTTTTACGGAGACTAAACTTGGAGATGACCACACCTGAGTCACAGCAACAACCCTCATATACCTCTTCCTTGGTTACAAGGCACGGTTCCTGATAAAAGTCAAGAACAACGAATAATGAATAATTTCAGCTtgaaaatacatataaaataaatgtgttttgtttatgtttataatgtACTATTATAAGAAAATAAGTGTATGCATGCCCacacataacaaaacaacactACCTTCCTTTTCTAATCCTATGAAATTACTTGATCATTACTAGTTACTTTTACTGTCAATCTAGTTTTAAGAATACTGTACACAAATTTCTGGGTTTCCTTAATTTATGAATATGTTAATACTTTGATGCAAAATTTCTAGATCTGTAAAGAACCCTTTAAAAATTCACTTACTGCCACATTATGCAAAGTATTTAGGTCCAGGTGATGAATAACTGTGAAATCCTGTATGCAGTCCAGCATTCCTTTCCATCCCCTATCTACGAATGCCATACACTGATACCGGACATATCCTCGCCTTCCCTCAAATGATGAAGGCACACTTGTAGGCAAGGACATGCTGAATGGATAAATATGATGCCCAGCTGGATGTTTGACATCAGGGCCTGCAATTAGTTTGGATAAATATGGATGTGATTGGAaacaacatgcacatgcaaactTTGACTTAGCAAGGTGACTGAGGATGCAAACAAGCTGAAAAGTtactaacataaaaaaaaacccagaaacagcaaaaacagtATGAAGTTATAAACTGTGAACAGAGAAACTATCTTCTTAAAAGCCAAAGCATAGACATGTCTCTACTCTTTGCTGTCAGTATTAATTTACTGATAAAAGATCAATCAAGGTCAACAAAAGTCCATAAATTAGTAATAGATAATCTGTAGAATTGCAGCCCTatactccttgaggagtaacaagaaataaactaaactactaaactatagaaaaagaaagcaaaacaggcAGAATAAAGGCTTCAAGATATAGCTTTAtcaatgaacaaacaaaaaaaaaaaaatgaaacaaaaacccaacaaaaaaatgcatagCATAtcaaactgcattttatttggGAAGAATTTTACCTTGACCATCACTACTGTAAAGCGTGATGCTATCATCAATGTAAGTTTCATATGCTCGataatttttgttgctgtctcCACCTGAAACCTCCCATGAAGATTTTGCTTGCCCTTCAAACCTTATTGTTATGTCTGAAACAGGgaagaaaaacacagatgaaaagCTGCAAGAAAATATGCATGACACAGAAAAGTCTCCAGCTGTTAACATCTGCTTATAAAAAACTTTCTACAGATAATTTGTGAAAGCTCCTTGGCATAATATTATCCACATCAAAAAACTATTAACTTTTTGcataattaataaatgaattaatgaaGCTGGCAGAAAGCGAGAAAAGGTGGCAGTGgctgagggagggagagagagagtaggaggCAGAAATATTAAATgccaggacagaaaaaaaaggaaaagcagggACATCCCCTaccctctttaaaaaaaaagttacaatacAACACaccataaaaaaatttcataaattattcaCTAAACATCATTAGAGAAAAACTATTTACAACATGATGTTATCTGTAAAAGCTTATTTTACGTGGTTCATGATGCACATTTCAGTCTAGGAATGCAATatgaacaaaaggaaacaaacaaaaacatctcaAAAAGAATGAGTAACATCCACGTCTTGTACGGCTCACTGAATATATGTGTTGGTTTGGAAATCTCAAGAACAACACTCCCAGTGACGTTCTGCCCAGCGCTGAACACTGCATCCTCATTGTCAAAACGAATGTCAAACTCCTCAATTTTCATTTTGGTTGCTTGTTTTGATTATTACATGGTGTATtctgtaaaaatatacattaactTCATTAATAAAACTAGCAAAAGTGTAGAGAAATTGCTAGCTTTTGCTGCATCAGAACATGATCCTATAAACAGTAAGATTGAAAACGGGTGAACAGGGGAGAAAGAGTTGACGTATTTAATAAGCACGTATGTTTCCAAATGCTACTAAAAAATCGGTCAAATCTATCTCTGTATCAGCGCTCAAAGCTAGCACTGAAGCCTAAAAATATAAGCTTGTTTCAAACACGCCCATGTCTTAATACATCTTTTTTGAGTTAACGGCAAAAGCTAATAAATTTGTTATACTCACCTCCTCCCACTTGTTCAGAATACTCTCACTTGCCGCCTCACACACCTACACGCGGGCGCCCGTACGAACTAACATTCTCACGATGGTTGTAATCTTTCTACCTTGATATCACGAATGGCTCGAATTTCAAGTCGAAACGaagtattgtttttttaaaaagacaaattggaGGAAAGCACATTAGTGAAATATACATATGTGTCTGATACCCGAAAGGTCTTCTCAGCAAATCATCATACCTTTGTTCTTTCCGTATCAAAATGTCCAGGTAAATTTTTCTGCGCACTAAGATTTATCATTAAGAATTTTCCCCAAGCAAGTCAGTCGGCATCGACGTCGTCTGCAGCAAGATCACCGATGGTCTATACTGTGTCACTGTATCTTTCTCATGTGAAAACAATCAATCACAAATCATAACAAGACACTGGATGCTGACACAAAGACATCTGTCTGCATCATGTGAATGATGCCACACCTAAGGAGGCGGCTTCGTTCTGTTCGCCACCGTCGATTATTGATCGACACAGAATTATATTTGCACAAAACGAAGCGCAAAAAAGATGATCGTCGTATATGAGAGTACTCTCCCCTACATCACTTCCGCTGCTTGcgttgcagacgacagacgcTCCACATACCTGTTGTCCAGTGAAAATCCTGGATCCTTTGACCAATGTTCAACGATGAAACGAGTGACATTTAGCGACTTATATCTTATTGTTCTTCATTAAACCTCACTAATAAATGTCCAGATTTGTCACGAAAGTTGCGAAACTTTCACTTCTGTAGTCCCCAAACCTTTCGATCACAGTTTGTTACAATAATATATagcctttaaaaatgtttaagggTGTGGTTTGTGTTCACGAAAGAATatttatgtaacaaaatattgatCAGAagtagct comes from the Pomacea canaliculata isolate SZHN2017 linkage group LG12, ASM307304v1, whole genome shotgun sequence genome and includes:
- the LOC112577177 gene encoding arrestin domain-containing protein 17-like, producing MKIEEFDIRFDNEDAVFSAGQNVTGSVVLEISKPTHIFNITIRFEGQAKSSWEVSGGDSNKNYRAYETYIDDSITLYSSDGQGPDVKHPAGHHIYPFSMSLPTSVPSSFEGRRGYVRYQCMAFVDRGWKGMLDCIQDFTVIHHLDLNTLHNVAEPCLVTKEEVYEGCCCDSGVVISKFSLRKTGFVPGEPMMFEISIENKSTSSLCGLSIQLIQTVRYTGYSNSVFSSGNAKYHDKVNAWVLYEIDEDIEAQKTFTLHNYALIPAVAPSLLEGCNIISTMYQVSLRVPVGWNSTDLSVAVTIGTVPLYDANRLSNVAAPPQRMSIIDPPPSYEECVFGRMTTQSGENADIDADEEQPVRQRRREFRRMPSYPYYNMQVSTENGQQPTTPPSPSQLPPPSYDSLNHHEQALR